The following coding sequences lie in one Glycine soja cultivar W05 chromosome 16, ASM419377v2, whole genome shotgun sequence genomic window:
- the LOC114390073 gene encoding uncharacterized protein LOC114390073 translates to MGSKMGNSPVNISFEKLRKLSMKVKIFLGVLFALCALLSLKLVVKRHYYFFIASEVAHAAGTIALVYKPFSLKTCAGLSLITQEITALFLAARICCSNFAVASMHTGEQKPASKYILNAKTIRVKLR, encoded by the exons ATGGGATCAAAGATGGGTAATTCCCCAGTGAATATTTCGTtcgaaaagttgaggaaattgTCAATGAAAGTGAAGATCTTTTTGGGGGTATTGTTTGCTTTATGTGCTTTGCTGTCCTTAAAGTTAGTCGTCAAAAGGCACTACTATTTCTTCATAGCCTCTGAAGTAGCTCATGCTGCAGGGACAATTGCCCTCGTATACAAGCCTTTCTCCCTGAAGACCTGCGctg GTTTATCGCTCATAACCCAAGAGATAACAGCTTTATTCCTAGCAGCAAGAATATGTTGTAGCAACTTCGCAGTGGCTAGCATGCACACCGGAGAACAGAAACCAGCTTCCAAATACATACTGAATGCGAAAACAATTCGAGTGAAACTCCGGTGA